In Yarrowia lipolytica chromosome 1F, complete sequence, a genomic segment contains:
- a CDS encoding uncharacterized protein (Compare to YALI0F06138g, some similarities with uniprot|P39731 Saccharomyces cerevisiae YAL034wa, similar to Saccharomyces cerevisiae MTW1 (YAL034W-A); ancestral locus Anc_7.53), translated as MNDSFIRTTSILTEHFGYAPIAVVDDVINAVNQVLYTVTDAMEDFLKTRQARHLQKIEQTARDASDYQLRVAELPTTKEIEIGTAKMETLLETKVDEKFDLFELDALRNVFNVPSELVEGGWFKLEHHTFDAKSVSKVNEDAELDREIARLEHELFGGEESLMRQQQRLKLELNRLKRIEATVARCGSSFSFLTDRSSEASKLYRDVVPLAESVQFLVNSTRGLEPQVRTAKRRRIDRVNLPASARDQYLDTVTNQAILKAGLWSGLDDEQVSLAAEFAKRDQREQYHSEEQEQEQQQQQLKGHEGVQEGEQEGEQEGEQEGEQEGEEQDEQDEQGAQDGQDAQDEGQLEGQQEEQQGTQQEEHQQENNPQQENVASREAQQPTTSLPSLSPPPDPPSELDPDEDKENKAPRNTNTQTVSMEDLAQPEPMAEPDGEVEPETDLLGSEVALSSDPLISSDSLVHSETEMELFEVSVD; from the coding sequence ATGAACGACTCGTTTATCCGCACTACCAGCATTCTGACAGAGCATTTCGGCTATGCGCCGATTGCTGTGGTCGACGATGTCATCAACGCGGTCAACCAGGTGCTATATACCGTGACCGACGCGATGGAGGACTTTTTGAAAACGCGCCAGGCCCGACACCTTCAAAAAATCGAACAGACCGCCAGAGACGCGTCCGACTACCAGCTACGCGTCGCCGAGCTGCCAACGACTAAGGAAATTGAAATCGGAACCGCCAAGATGGAGACGCTGCTGGAAACCAAGGTAGACGAGAAGTTTGATCTGTTTGAGCTCGACGCGTTGCGAAACGTGTTCAACGTGCCCTCTGAGCTAGTTGAAGGCGGCTGGTTCAAACTGGAGCACCACACGTTTGATGCCAAGAGCGTTTCCAAGGTCAACGAGGACGCAGAACTCGACAGAGAGATTGCCAGGCTGGAACACGagctgtttggaggagaagagtctTTGATgcgacaacaacaacggctCAAGCTGGAACTCAACCGACTGAAAAGAATAGAGGCCACGGTCGCACGGTGTGGATCGAGCTTCTCTTTTCTCACAGATAGGAGTTCTGAGGCTAGTAAGTTGTATAGGGATGTTGTTCCCTTGGCGGAGAGTGTGCAGTTCCTGGTTAATTCTACTAGGGGACTTGAACCCCAAGTACGTACGGCCAAGAGGAGACGGATCGACAGAGTCAATCTACCTGCGTCTGCCAGAGATCAGTATCTGGATACAGTCACGAACCAGGCTATTTTGAAGGCTGGCTTGTGGTCTGGACTGGACGATGAGCAGGTGTCTCTAGCTGCTGAGTTCGCAAAGAGGGATCAGAGAGAGCAATATCATAGTgaagagcaggagcaggagcaacagcaacaacagctgAAGGGGCACGAGGGAGTGCAGGAAGGAGAGCAGGAAGGGGAGCAGGAAGGAGAGCAGGAAGGAGAGcaggaaggagaagaacagGATGAACAGGATGAACAGGGTGCACAGGACGGACAGGATGCACAGGACGAAGGCCAACTAGAGGGACAGCAAGAGGAACAACAAGGAACTCAGCAAGAGGAGCACCAGCAAGAGAATAACCCACAGCAAGAGAATGTCGCCTCACGAGAAGCACAACAACCAACCACTTCATTGCCATCTCtatcaccacctccagaccCTCCCTCTGAACTGGATCCTGACgaagacaaggagaacAAAGCTCCTCGAAATACAAACACTCAGACGGTTTCCATGGAGGATTTGGCCCAACCTGAACCTATGGCTGAACCTGATGGCGAAGTCGAACCAGAGACAGATCTCCTGGGTTCAGAAGTAGCCCTCTCCTCAGATCCCCTCATCTCGTCAGACTCTTTGGTCCATTCAGAGACTGAAATGGAACTGTTCGAGGTAAGTGTTGATTAG